The Arctopsyche grandis isolate Sample6627 chromosome 7, ASM5162203v2, whole genome shotgun sequence genome includes a window with the following:
- the LOC143914965 gene encoding prostaglandin reductase 1-like, with translation MVRARKYILVKPFSGEPKKSDLKIVEEELPPLKDGEYLCKAVYLSVDPYMRPYMKRYPVGTMMIGSQVAEIVESKNKDFQVGKFVVGSFGWRDYTIGDGKLSENPVIVSPHILPELGDLPSSLGVGALGMPGNTAYFGLLDLCQPKAGETVVVTGAAGAVGCHVGQIAKIKGCTVIGFAGTEAKCKWLKDEMGFDYAFNYKIVNADRALSECAPKGIDCYFDNVGGELSSIIINKMNLHGRIAVCGAISTYNEDISQLPKVSILQPTFVFKQLKMEGFIVNRWNSRWTEGINQNLQWIKEGKLKYRETVTDGFENMFDAFVGMLRGENVGKAIVKA, from the exons ATGGTACGGGCTAGGAAATACATTTTGGTAAAACCATTTTCTggtgaaccaaaaaaaagtgatCTGAAGATAGTTGAAGAAGAATTGCCTCCCCTTAAAGATGGAG agtatttaTGCAAAGCTGTATATTTGAGTGTTGATCCATATATGAGACCTTACATGAAAAGATATCCTGTGGGAACGATGATGATTGGTTCGCAAGTTGCTGA gattgttgaaagtaaaaataaagattTCCAAGTTGGAAAGTTTGTAGTTGGTAGTTTCGGATGGAGAGATTATACAATTGGTGATGGAAAATTATCCGAAAATCCTGTCATCGTAAGTCCTCACATTTTACCCGAGCTTGGAGATTTACCTTCTTCTTTAGGGGTTGGAGCTCTAGGTATGCCTGG aaatactGCGTACTTTGGTTTATTAGACTTATGTCAACCAAAAGCTGGAGAAACAGTTGTTGTAACTGGTGCTGCTGGAGCAGTTGGTTGTCATGTTGGTCAAATTGCTAAAATTAAAG GTTGCACGGTTATTGGATTTGCTGGAACGGAAGCAAAATGCAAATGGTTAAAGGATGAAATGGGTTTTGATTacgctttcaattataaaattgttaatGCTGATCGTGCTCTAAGCGAATGTGCTCCAAAGGGAATTGATTGCTATTTTGATAAT GTGGGTGGTGAATTAagttcaattattataaataaaatgaaccttCATGGCAGAATAGCAGTCTGTGGAGCAATTTCTACATATAATGAAGATATTTCTCAACTCCCTAAAG tttcgATACTTCAGCCAACTTTCGTGTTCAAGCAATTGAAAATGGAAGGGTTCATAGTTAACCGATGGAATTCTCGCTGGACTGAAGGTATTAATCAGAATCTGCAGTGGATCAAGGAAGGAAAGCTAAAATACAGGGAAACTGTTACGGATGGATTTGAAAATATGTTCGATGCATTCGTCGGAATGCTTCGGGGTGAAAATGTTGGAAAAGCCATAGTGAaagcttaa
- the LOC143914267 gene encoding kelch-like protein 5 isoform X2 translates to MNSFRKQNLFCDAVFLVDSERVVMASASKYFETIFNEARSKVPPQDTFTERIEKVTLEAIIDFCYSGKIELNDHNVGSIQTAATTFQMKPLITTCNEFLQRRLSSNKCSITKTITEINSFITAENEFVQNTIANFMDVYKTPRFLQSSLERIIRIIQSDDLNVPKEDYVFEAVRQWLLHDLHNQQHMEKLFTYIRFPLITKEFLFDKVTPFCESFSQSNNIVINTLRLHLIPSSRINAPPQSLTPRKSASRIFAVGSWQTQTSSDIEMYDQWEDTWYLYARMNIKKSNYGAAIIDDKLLIVGGFDSQSLTSVESFDLNSGILTKLPPLKEKRSNVGAVILGQNTSAVLFAIGGWNDNTSLDTVEKCDLSINHWSYAAPMIYKRDAFGICTFNGKIYVAGGRSGNSFLDTVEVYDPSRNAWGLQSSLKSQRSYCSLMEAGGYLYVVGGYRGTYGIQALSTIERFDPDACIWTIYENLPYTRGLVGAGLLGNFLVSVGGSSSAPRICLENFDLFDLRTKTWKSGKTISPARSGVHVFSVPWNLLNTNVLTN, encoded by the exons ATGAATAGTTTTCGAAAGCAAAATCTGTTTTGTGATGCAGTGTTTTTGGTTGATTCTGAAAg AGTCGTGATGGCAAGTGCCAGTAAGTATTTTGAGACGATATTTAATGAAGCCCGAAGCAAAGTACCACCTCAAGATACTTTTACCGAACGAATTGAAAAAGTCACTCTAGAAGCGATTATTGATTTTTGCTATTCAGGGAAAATAG AGCTGAACGATCATAATGTTGGAAGCATACAAACAGCTGCGACGACTTTCCAAATGAAACCATTGATAACAACGTGTAATGAATTTTTACAAAGACGACTCTCTTCCAATAAGTGCTCCATCACGaaaaccatcactgaaataaaTTCTTTCATCACTGCTGAAAACGAATTTGTGCAAAACACCATCGCGAATTTTATGGACGTGTACAAAACACCCAGGTTTTTGCAGTCAAGCCTAGAAAGAATCATTAGAATCATACAGTCTGATGACTTGAATGTACCTAAAGAAGATTACGTATTCGAAGCTGTTCGACAGTGGCTTTTGCATGATTTACATAATCAGCAGCACATGGAAAAGCTTTTCACTTACATTAGATTCCCGTTGATCACTAAAGAA TTTTTATTCGACAAGGTCACTCCGTTCTGTGAATCGTTTTCCCAGTCTAACAATATTGTTATAAATACTCTTCGATTACATTTGATACCCTCAAGTCGGATCAATGCACCACCACAATCTTTAACTCCTCGAAAATCAGCCAGCAGAATATTTGCAGTTGGAAGTTGGCAAACCCAG ACATCATCTGACATCGAAATGTATGATCAGTGGGAAGATACTTGGTACTTGTATGCcagaatgaatataaaaaaatcaaattacggAGCAGCAATAATAGATGATAAATTATTGATTGTGGGAGGATTCGATTCACAAAGTTTAACTTCG GTGGAGTCATTCGATTTAAATAGTGGTATATTGACAAAATTACCACCGCTGAAAGAAAAGCGTTCAAATGTTGGAGCTGTTATTCTTGGACAGAACACATCGGCAGTGCTATTTGCTATTGGAGGATGGAACGACAACACATCTTTAGATACAGTTGAAAA GTGTGATTTATCGATAAATCACTGGTCTTATGCAGCACCCATGATTTATAAGCGAGATGCTTTTGGTATTTGCACTTTCAACGGTAAGATTTATGTGGCTGGAGGACGCAGCGGGAATAGTTTTCTAGATACAGTGGAAGTTTACGATCCATCTAGAAACGCTTGGGGACTCCAATCTTCGCTCAAATCGCAGAGAAGTTATTGTTCT TTGATGGAAGCTGGTGGATATTTATATGTGGTTGGTGGATATAGAGGAACTTATGGAATTCAAGCATTGTCCACTATTGAACGTTTCGATCCAGATGCTTGTATTTGGACAATTTACGAGAATCTTCCTTATACTAGAGGACTGGTAGGGGCTGGTTTATTGGGGAATTTTTTGGTTTCAGTTG GTGGTAGCTCTTCAGCACCCCGAATTTGTTTGGAAAACTTTGATTTATTCGATTTAAGAACTAAAACATGGAAGTCGGGAAAAACAATTAGTCCAGCTCGCAGTGGCGTTCACGTGTTTTCAGTGCCCTGGAATTTACTCAACACGAATGTACTCACGAATTGA
- the LOC143914267 gene encoding kelch-like protein 5 isoform X1, translating into MNRNCASSSLDPQNVQVSLSYHSEKSLENMNSFRKQNLFCDAVFLVDSESIPIHRVVMASASKYFETIFNEARSKVPPQDTFTERIEKVTLEAIIDFCYSGKIELNDHNVGSIQTAATTFQMKPLITTCNEFLQRRLSSNKCSITKTITEINSFITAENEFVQNTIANFMDVYKTPRFLQSSLERIIRIIQSDDLNVPKEDYVFEAVRQWLLHDLHNQQHMEKLFTYIRFPLITKEFLFDKVTPFCESFSQSNNIVINTLRLHLIPSSRINAPPQSLTPRKSASRIFAVGSWQTQTSSDIEMYDQWEDTWYLYARMNIKKSNYGAAIIDDKLLIVGGFDSQSLTSVESFDLNSGILTKLPPLKEKRSNVGAVILGQNTSAVLFAIGGWNDNTSLDTVEKCDLSINHWSYAAPMIYKRDAFGICTFNGKIYVAGGRSGNSFLDTVEVYDPSRNAWGLQSSLKSQRSYCSLMEAGGYLYVVGGYRGTYGIQALSTIERFDPDACIWTIYENLPYTRGLVGAGLLGNFLVSVGGSSSAPRICLENFDLFDLRTKTWKSGKTISPARSGVHVFSVPWNLLNTNVLTN; encoded by the exons ATGAATAGAAATTGTGCATCGAGTAGTTTAGATCCACAAAATGTCCAGGTGTCTCTTTCGTATCATTCAGAAAAATCGCTGGAAAACATGAATAGTTTTCGAAAGCAAAATCTGTTTTGTGATGCAGTGTTTTTGGTTGATTCTGAAAg cATCCCGATTCATAGAGTCGTGATGGCAAGTGCCAGTAAGTATTTTGAGACGATATTTAATGAAGCCCGAAGCAAAGTACCACCTCAAGATACTTTTACCGAACGAATTGAAAAAGTCACTCTAGAAGCGATTATTGATTTTTGCTATTCAGGGAAAATAG AGCTGAACGATCATAATGTTGGAAGCATACAAACAGCTGCGACGACTTTCCAAATGAAACCATTGATAACAACGTGTAATGAATTTTTACAAAGACGACTCTCTTCCAATAAGTGCTCCATCACGaaaaccatcactgaaataaaTTCTTTCATCACTGCTGAAAACGAATTTGTGCAAAACACCATCGCGAATTTTATGGACGTGTACAAAACACCCAGGTTTTTGCAGTCAAGCCTAGAAAGAATCATTAGAATCATACAGTCTGATGACTTGAATGTACCTAAAGAAGATTACGTATTCGAAGCTGTTCGACAGTGGCTTTTGCATGATTTACATAATCAGCAGCACATGGAAAAGCTTTTCACTTACATTAGATTCCCGTTGATCACTAAAGAA TTTTTATTCGACAAGGTCACTCCGTTCTGTGAATCGTTTTCCCAGTCTAACAATATTGTTATAAATACTCTTCGATTACATTTGATACCCTCAAGTCGGATCAATGCACCACCACAATCTTTAACTCCTCGAAAATCAGCCAGCAGAATATTTGCAGTTGGAAGTTGGCAAACCCAG ACATCATCTGACATCGAAATGTATGATCAGTGGGAAGATACTTGGTACTTGTATGCcagaatgaatataaaaaaatcaaattacggAGCAGCAATAATAGATGATAAATTATTGATTGTGGGAGGATTCGATTCACAAAGTTTAACTTCG GTGGAGTCATTCGATTTAAATAGTGGTATATTGACAAAATTACCACCGCTGAAAGAAAAGCGTTCAAATGTTGGAGCTGTTATTCTTGGACAGAACACATCGGCAGTGCTATTTGCTATTGGAGGATGGAACGACAACACATCTTTAGATACAGTTGAAAA GTGTGATTTATCGATAAATCACTGGTCTTATGCAGCACCCATGATTTATAAGCGAGATGCTTTTGGTATTTGCACTTTCAACGGTAAGATTTATGTGGCTGGAGGACGCAGCGGGAATAGTTTTCTAGATACAGTGGAAGTTTACGATCCATCTAGAAACGCTTGGGGACTCCAATCTTCGCTCAAATCGCAGAGAAGTTATTGTTCT TTGATGGAAGCTGGTGGATATTTATATGTGGTTGGTGGATATAGAGGAACTTATGGAATTCAAGCATTGTCCACTATTGAACGTTTCGATCCAGATGCTTGTATTTGGACAATTTACGAGAATCTTCCTTATACTAGAGGACTGGTAGGGGCTGGTTTATTGGGGAATTTTTTGGTTTCAGTTG GTGGTAGCTCTTCAGCACCCCGAATTTGTTTGGAAAACTTTGATTTATTCGATTTAAGAACTAAAACATGGAAGTCGGGAAAAACAATTAGTCCAGCTCGCAGTGGCGTTCACGTGTTTTCAGTGCCCTGGAATTTACTCAACACGAATGTACTCACGAATTGA
- the LOC143914062 gene encoding odorant receptor Or1-like yields the protein MTISLCLTCLTYTGFWPPSNLNGWKLKLYYCYTTIVFIFLLGIYIVIQIVDLWIVWGDIPLMTADAFLLFTNLCQAFKMINILLRHKNIEEIINLSDNLIKEYDMKEKKVIVKKYSNLAVKYLIFYFSITYIVNCLWALGPIITHTKKLPFAAWYPYDIEKSPAYELTYLHQTVAIIIAASLNIMKDSLVTGLMNKAACQMELLKYSLENISNNVAEKSSDFPSILYPDSVVYRLKLLVIRHTKILHMIKQIEECFGSVIMVQFSISLIIICVSAFYLGEAIRSGMVNFLASFLYLSAMIFQLFIFCWHGNEIEYHSEQLVESAYFCSWYSHCHEFNSILLIFMIQSTRIINLKAFGVVAISIKTFMGIIKTSYSLFTLLQQANNT from the exons ATGACGATAAGTCTTTGTTTAACATGTTTGACATATACAGGATTTTGGCCACCATCTAACTTAAACGGttggaaattaaaattatactacTGTTATACAACAATAGTCTTCATTTTCTTATTAG GTATTTATATAGTAATCCAAATAGTCGATCTGTGGATAGTATGGGGTGACATACCGTTGATGACAGCCGATGCATTTTTGCTGTTCACTAATTTGTGCCAGGCTTTTAAGATGATTAATATTTTACTCAGACATAAAAACATcgaagaaattattaatttaagtgACAATCTAATAAAAGAGTatgatatgaaagaaaaaaaagtcaTCGTTAAAAa ATATTCTAACTTAGCTGTGAAATACCTTATTTTCTACTTCTCTATAACTTATATAGTTAACTGTTTGTGGGCATTGGGTCCGATTATAACCCACACTAAAAAATTACCTTTTGCCGCTtg GTATCCTTATGATATTGAAAAATCGCCAGCATATGAGCTGACTTATCTACATCAAACTGTGGCTATAATCATAGCTGCATCGTTGAATATAATGAAAGATAGTCTAGTGACAGGTTTGATGAACAAAGCTGCGTGTCAAATGGAACTGCTGAAATATTCGCTTGAAAACATATCTAACAATGTTGCAGAGAAATCATCAGATTTTCCTAGTATTTTATATCCAGATAGTGTTGTTTACAGATTGAAATTATTAGTAATTCGTCACACGAAAATTTTACACATGATCAAACAAATAGAAGAGTGTTTCGGATCTGTAATAATGGTGCAATTTTCAATATCGCTGATTATAATATGCGTGTCGGCATTTTATCTCGGAGAA gcaATACGCAGTGGAATGGTTAATTTTTTAGCAAGTTTTCTGTATTTATCAGCGATGATATTTCAACTCTTCATTTTTTGTTGGCACGGAAATGAAATCGAATATCAC aGTGAACAATTAGTGGAATCTGCATATTTTTGTTCGTGGTATTCTCACTGCCATGAATTCAATAgcatattattgatttttatgatTCAAAGCACACGAATTATAAATCTGAAAGCATTTGGAGTCGTAGctatttcaatcaaaacattCATGGGT ataataaAAACATCCTATTCTCTCTTCACACTCCTTCAGCAAGCAAACAATACGTAA
- the LOC143914063 gene encoding prostaglandin reductase 1-like, which yields MVRARKYIMIKQFSGEPKRSDLQIVEEELPQIQDGEYLCKAKYLSVDPYMRPYMSQYPEGTMMVGDQVAEIVESKNKNFPVGKFVVGCFGWRDYTIGDGKALENPITVDPYVLLDIGTLSVSLSLGALGMPGNTAYFGFIKLCNPKAGETVVITGAAGGVGSHVGQIAKIKGCRVIGFAGSEIKCKWLKDKMGFDYAFNYKTVNADRALKECAPNGVDCYFDNVGGELSSIIFNNMNRFGRISICGAMSIFNTEKYTIPNVVKVDVYLNIIS from the exons atggTTCGTGCTAGAAAATACATCATGATAAAACAATTTTCTGGGGAACCAAAAAGGAGTGATCTCCAAATCGTTGAGGAAGAACTACCACAGATTCAAGATggag agtaTTTATGCAAAGCAAAATATTTGAGCGTTGATCCATACATGAGACCTTACATGTCCCAATATCCTGAAGGAACGATGATGGTTGGTGATCAAGTTGCTGA gATTGTTGAGAGTAAAAATAAGAATTTCCCTGTAGGGAAATTTGTGGTGGGATGTTTTGGATGGAGAGATTATACAATTGGTGATGGAAAGGCATTGGAAAATCCCATCACCGTAGATCCATATGTTTTGCTGGACATTGGAACATTGTCTGTGTCTTTGAGTCTCGGTGCTCTCGGTATGCCTGG AAATACTGCTTACTTTGGCTTCATAAAGCTATGTAACCCTAAAGCTGGAGAAACAGTTGTAATAACAGGGGCTGCTGGAGGGGTCGGTTCTCATGTAGGCcagattgcaaaaattaaag GTTGCAGAGTCATCGGATTTGCTGGCTCAGAAATAAAGTGCAAATGGTTGAAGGATAAAATGGGCTTTGACTatgctttcaattataaaaCAGTGAATGCTGATCGTGCTTTAAAAGAGTGTGCTCCAAATGGAGTCGATTGCTATTTTGATAAc GTAGGTGGTGAATTGAGttcgattatttttaataatatgaatcGTTTCGGTAGAATATCAATATGTGGCGCAATGTCGATATTTAATacagaaaaatatacaattccTAATG TTGTTAAAGTTGATgtgtatcttaatattataagcTAA
- the mago gene encoding mago, exon junction complex subunit, with amino-acid sequence MSSDFYIRYYVGHKGKFGHEFLEFEFRPDGKLRYANNSNYKNDTMIRKEAFVHSCVMDELKRIITDSEIMYEDDALWPQPDRVGRQELEIVIGDEHISFTTSKTGSLVDVNQSRDPEGLRCLYYLVQDLKCLVFSLIGLHFKIKPI; translated from the exons ATGTCGTCCGACTTCTATATACGCTACTACGTGGGCCACAAAGGCAAGTTCGGCCACGAATTCCTCGAGTTCGAGTTCCGGCCCGACGGCAAGCTGCGCTACGCCAACAACTCGAACTACAAGAACGACACGATGATCCGCAAAGAGGCGTTCGTGCACTCGTGCGTCATGGACGAGCTGAAACGCATCATCACCGACTCGGAGATCATGTACGAGGACGACGCGCTGTGGCCGCAGCCGGACCGCGTCGGCCGACAG GAGCTCGAAATCGTCATCGGAGACGAGCACATATCTTTCACGACGTCTAAAACTGGTTCACTAGTTGACGTCAACCAATCGAGAGATCCTGAAGGTCTGCGATGCTTATACTACCTCGTTCAAGATCTTAAATGTCTAGTATTTTCCCTAATAGGtctacattttaaaattaaacccaTATAA
- the LOC143914270 gene encoding uncharacterized protein LOC143914270 has translation MAATHTCSICDSNFTDKQQLQDHFRAHAVSTSTPSKNRFMKMPKCPTVECDVCPAKFYTASQAVYHKFKYHGSNTLRYYCAWCGKQFTIKQMHETHIKLDHIAKSNNKPKQRCDQCEAVFYKKNTLDRHLDQFHKQDYNLQHIHVLPPSKKIVINSVGDVQSAFYCHFCGQEYILKYNLQKHLKEIHSAPHLKVHETPNELFKCSTCDALFYNEKAFDTHKIFHNTGDLYVTSEEMRLNVVTKVDQDFDVRRVRSHLNPLKPPPMKKIKIESTSTLQEDMSKFSPPPSDCSDSEIDEDQSRTKSQELDIKPAISLNEFLDMHKEIFDGKTCDAGNKKSSSPEKKAIPNLKNEIFIKEEYEETTLYQNVKKENENESDSLKAVGNKTNGSNNKCVLKAISKDKLENLKSKGLIKITSKSQLSNLKKIGIVPELLNSGQKNNIVVKSLVTTEKECVPRNTNPNANLYSNLLKIKNFENDKILSKCNPSFNITKELRVTLTRIDMKNFPTNNTK, from the exons ATGGCGGCGACGCACACTTGTTCCATCTGTGATTCCAACTTCACTGACAAGCAACAACTGCAAGACCATTTCAG GGCGCATGCTGTGAGTACATCAACACCGTCGAAAAACAGATTCATGAAAATGCCAAAATGTCCCACAGTAGAATGCGATGTTTGTCCTGCCAAATTCTACACTGCATCCCAAGCTGTTTATCACAAATTTAAATACCACGGATCGAATACTCTCCGATATTACTGCGCTTGGTGCGGCAAACAATTCACAATAAAG CAAATGCACGAAACTCACATAAAGCTTGATCACATTGCAAAATCAAACAACAAGCCTAAACAACGTTGTGACCAATGTGAAGctgttttctataaaaaaaatactctcGATCGACATTTGGATCAATTTCACAAGCAGGATTATAATTTGCAGCACATTCATGTGCTGCCTCCGTCTAAAAAGATCGTTATTAACAGTGTCGGAGATGTTCAATCCGCCTTTTACTGTCATTTTTGTGGTCAGGAGTATATTCTAAAGTATAATTTACAA AAACACTTGAAAGAGATTCACAGTGCACCACATTTGAAGGTACATGAGACACCAAATGAACTTTTCAAGTGCTCTACGTGCGATGCACTTTTTTACAACGAAAAAGCTTTTGATACTCATAAAATCTTCCACAATACGGGGGACCTTTATGTTACTAGTGAAGAAATGAG aTTAAATGTTGTGACAAAAGTCGATCAAGATTTTGACGTGAGAAGAGTGAGATCTCATTTAAATCCATTGAAGCCGCCTCCAATG aaaaaaattaaaattgaaagtacttCAACTTTACAAGAAGATATGTCAAAATTTTCACCGCCTCCTTCAGATTGCAGCGATTCCGAAATAGATGAAGATCAAAGTCGAACCAAAAGTCAAGAATTAGATATAAAACCTGCCATATCACTAAATGAATTTTTAGACATGCACAAAGAAATATTCGATGGTAAAACTTGTGATGCCGGAAATAAAAAGTCGTCGAGTCCTGAAAAAAAAGCGATTCctaatttgaaaaatgaaatcTTTATAAAAGAAGAGTACGAAGAAACAACTCTATATCAAAATGTGAAGAAAGAAAACGAAAATGAAAGCGATTCACTCAAAGCTGTCGGCAATAAAACAAATGGTTCGAATAATAAGTGCGTTTTGAAAGCAATTTCCAAagataaattagaaaatttGAAAAGCAAAGGGCTTATAAAGATTACATCGAAAAGTCAATTGTCTAATTTAAAGAAAATCGGGATTGTGCCCGAACTATTAAACAGCGGTCAAAAGAACAATATTGTGGTTAAATCATTAGTTACTACAGAAAAAGAATGTGTTCCAAGAAACACTAATCCAAACGCTAATTTATACAGtaatcttttaaaaatcaaaaattttgaaaatgataaaattttatcgaAATGTAATCCATCTTTTAATATTACAAAAGAACTTCGTGTTACATTAACAAGAATAGACATGAAAAATTTTCCAACAAACAACactaaataa